Proteins from one Paraburkholderia sp. BL10I2N1 genomic window:
- a CDS encoding IclR family transcriptional regulator, with the protein MTPISTPSDPLDERKFVVALARGLDLLRAFRPGESMLGNRDFVERTGLPKATVNRLAYTLTVLGYLRFDEALGKYALDAGVLSLGFALLSGTDTLELARPHMRTFAREVGAAVSLGCRDGMDMIYLETIRSETALTLGLASGSKLSMLTSSMGRAYLAVQPPDVRAALLAELKKAAGRSGAALVAGAEREIETFAAQGCCYSFRDWHDDVNAVAVPFREPREGRWLVLSCSGPASSMGVDVFRESVAPRLKTLARRLGDTA; encoded by the coding sequence ATGACGCCGATATCTACCCCTTCCGATCCCCTCGATGAACGCAAATTCGTCGTTGCTCTCGCTCGCGGGCTTGATCTGCTGCGCGCGTTCCGTCCGGGGGAGTCGATGCTCGGCAATCGCGACTTTGTCGAACGCACGGGTTTGCCGAAGGCGACTGTCAACCGTCTCGCCTATACGTTGACAGTGCTTGGCTATCTGCGCTTCGACGAGGCGCTGGGCAAGTACGCGCTCGATGCCGGCGTGCTGTCGCTGGGCTTCGCGCTGTTGTCCGGCACCGACACGCTCGAACTGGCCCGGCCGCACATGCGGACCTTTGCGCGTGAAGTGGGCGCGGCGGTGTCGCTCGGCTGCCGTGACGGGATGGACATGATCTATCTGGAGACGATCCGCAGTGAAACCGCGCTGACGCTGGGTCTCGCATCCGGTTCGAAGCTGTCGATGCTCACCAGTTCGATGGGCCGCGCATATCTGGCGGTGCAGCCGCCCGACGTGCGTGCGGCCTTGCTGGCCGAGCTGAAGAAGGCGGCGGGCAGGAGCGGGGCGGCGCTTGTCGCCGGTGCAGAGCGGGAAATCGAAACCTTCGCGGCACAAGGCTGCTGCTATTCGTTTCGCGACTGGCACGACGACGTGAACGCGGTCGCCGTGCCATTTCGCGAGCCGCGTGAAGGCCGCTGGCTCGTACTGAGTTGCAGCGGGCCGGCTTCGTCGATGGGCGTGGATGTGTTCCGGGAGAGCGTTGCGCCGCGTCTGAAGACGCTCGCGCGCCGGCTTGGCGACACGGCCTGA